A genomic stretch from Flavobacterium sp. KS-LB2 includes:
- a CDS encoding aldose 1-epimerase family protein: MTTTIKNENLSAEIKHFGAELISLKTNLNKEYIWEGNPEFWGKHSPILFPIVGTLKNNSFHHNEMEYHLSRHGFARDMEFELIDAKENSATFSIQSSDETLKVYPFEFELQLIYTLDKNNLFIAYKVINKGKSTMPFSIGAHPAFALPNQFENYAIAFEKEESLEYYLLENDLISNKTKKLEVHNKQIPLTYELFKNDALIFKTLKSNSLTILEDENPILRVHFEDFPSLGIWTKMNAPFLCIEPWFGYSDTNENSGNLFEKEGIQILESNATFHSRFSIEIL; the protein is encoded by the coding sequence TTGACAACTACGATAAAAAACGAGAATCTTTCTGCTGAAATCAAACATTTTGGCGCTGAATTAATTTCCTTAAAAACAAATCTGAATAAAGAATACATTTGGGAGGGAAATCCAGAATTTTGGGGCAAGCACTCTCCTATTTTGTTTCCAATTGTTGGAACATTAAAAAACAATTCCTTTCATCATAATGAAATGGAATATCATTTGTCTCGACATGGATTTGCCAGAGACATGGAGTTTGAATTAATCGATGCAAAAGAAAATAGTGCTACTTTCTCCATACAATCTTCTGACGAGACCTTAAAAGTATATCCTTTTGAATTTGAATTACAACTGATTTATACATTAGACAAAAACAATTTATTCATTGCATATAAAGTAATTAACAAAGGAAAATCTACGATGCCGTTTTCTATTGGAGCGCATCCCGCCTTTGCTTTACCAAATCAATTCGAAAATTATGCTATTGCTTTCGAAAAAGAAGAATCCTTAGAATATTATCTATTGGAAAATGATTTAATTTCAAATAAAACAAAAAAATTAGAAGTTCACAATAAACAAATTCCGCTGACTTATGAATTGTTTAAAAACGACGCTTTAATTTTCAAAACATTAAAATCCAATTCATTGACTATTTTAGAGGATGAAAATCCTATTTTAAGAGTCCATTTTGAGGATTTTCCAAGTTTAGGAATTTGGACCAAAATGAATGCGCCTTTTCTTTGTATTGAGCCTTGGTTTGGTTATTCGGATACCAATGAAAATTCTGGAAATCTATTCGAAAAAGAAGGTATTCAAATTTTAGAATCCAATGCAACTTTCCATTCAAGATTCAGTATCGAAATCCTTTAA
- a CDS encoding choice-of-anchor I family protein, with product MKKYSVTLLAAIMILSSCENDSNKEDSPELVVNENAATFKEIGSITIGGAGAAEISAYDEVSKKLFTVNNSNTNRIDVIDLSNPSSPIFLTSIDLTPFNGASNSVATYNGKLAVALEAKPNKQDAGKVVVFDTANYSVIKEITVGALPDMITFSPDGNYIMTANEGEPNDTYSIDPDGSVSIIAVNNNYAVTTLNFGSFSSQLSTLKTKGFRIASPTNNFASDIEPEYITISADSKTAWVTLQENNGVAKIDLATKTITNIFPLGYKDYNLAENAIDISDKDGVVLANTWKAKGMFQPDAITNFEINKIPYIVTANEGDAREYSAFVDVKRIGSSSVVLDPIVFPNAAALKAETSMGRLNINTKMGDTDGDGDFDELVSFGARSFSIWNGNTGEMVFDSKNELDKKAQELGIYDDARSDDKSVEPESVVVTKMGDKTILFVGLERVDAVMVYDVTNPAAPKFLQSFKTGDAPEGLLFIPASKSPTKRSLVVVSSEGDGVVKIFQPDLN from the coding sequence ATGAAAAAATATAGTGTTACACTATTAGCGGCAATTATGATATTGTCAAGTTGCGAAAATGATTCTAATAAGGAGGATTCTCCAGAGTTGGTTGTAAATGAAAATGCTGCCACTTTTAAAGAAATTGGTTCCATAACGATTGGTGGTGCCGGAGCTGCTGAAATTAGTGCTTATGATGAAGTTTCTAAAAAATTATTTACCGTAAACAACAGTAATACGAATAGGATTGATGTTATTGATTTGTCTAATCCTTCCAGTCCGATTTTTCTAACAAGTATTGATTTAACCCCATTTAATGGAGCTTCAAACAGTGTTGCTACTTATAATGGAAAGTTAGCAGTGGCATTAGAAGCAAAACCAAATAAGCAAGATGCAGGAAAAGTGGTTGTTTTTGATACCGCTAATTACAGTGTAATCAAAGAAATTACGGTTGGTGCTTTACCGGATATGATTACATTTTCTCCTGACGGGAATTATATTATGACTGCTAATGAAGGAGAACCAAATGATACGTATTCAATAGATCCGGACGGTTCTGTTTCTATTATTGCGGTCAACAATAATTATGCGGTGACGACTTTAAATTTTGGAAGTTTTAGCAGTCAATTGAGTACATTGAAAACTAAAGGATTCCGAATCGCAAGTCCAACAAATAATTTCGCTTCTGATATTGAACCGGAATATATCACGATTTCTGCAGATTCTAAGACGGCTTGGGTGACTTTACAGGAAAATAACGGAGTGGCTAAAATTGATTTGGCAACAAAAACCATCACCAATATTTTCCCTTTAGGATACAAAGATTACAATCTTGCCGAAAATGCTATTGACATCAGCGATAAAGATGGTGTTGTTTTAGCTAATACTTGGAAAGCGAAAGGAATGTTTCAACCGGATGCTATCACTAATTTTGAAATCAATAAAATCCCTTATATCGTTACTGCAAATGAGGGTGATGCCAGAGAATATTCTGCTTTTGTAGATGTAAAAAGAATCGGTAGTTCTTCGGTTGTTTTGGACCCAATTGTATTTCCTAATGCTGCAGCTTTAAAAGCAGAAACAAGTATGGGACGATTGAATATCAATACCAAAATGGGTGATACGGACGGCGATGGTGATTTTGATGAATTAGTTTCTTTTGGAGCCCGTTCTTTTTCCATTTGGAATGGAAACACAGGAGAAATGGTATTCGACAGTAAAAATGAATTAGATAAAAAAGCACAAGAATTGGGTATTTATGATGATGCCAGAAGTGATGATAAATCTGTAGAGCCAGAATCAGTTGTGGTGACTAAAATGGGCGATAAAACGATTCTTTTTGTTGGATTGGAACGAGTAGATGCCGTTATGGTGTATGATGTTACGAATCCTGCTGCTCCAAAATTTTTGCAGAGTTTTAAAACGGGTGATGCTCCAGAGGGATTGCTTTTTATTCCAGCTTCAAAAAGTCCAACTAAAAGAAGTTTAGTGGTAGTAAGTAGTGAAGGCGATGGTGTCGTTAAAATATTCCAACCGGATTTGAATTAG
- a CDS encoding serine hydrolase domain-containing protein, whose product MKKIMLLLAYFTVSNSTYSQADKIDVAIKDLMQKNKIVGLQLAVIKDNAIVKTSHYGLASVEDSIAVDSQTVFSINSITKAFTGVAIMQLVENGKLNLDEPISKYLDKLPKTWQNITVKQIVTHQSGLPEIWDSQGNMLSENSETLFQKIKELPLIFKPGKEFRDSQANYLLLGMLIEKISGQSFEKFITENQYKKAGMKNSIKAGIGDFYNIIKHSAKPYSYFRNNVLTNVYQPMPSNLYPAGGIYSTATEMAQWIIALQSNQLINAENLNTLSTPIRLDNGELYQEDGFLNQSSIGFYSSTRVKNPVIASLGGNRNALYIYPKDNVSVVILTNLVGSRPENFIEEIANLYLTAEK is encoded by the coding sequence ATGAAAAAAATAATGCTACTCCTTGCCTATTTTACTGTTAGTAATTCTACTTATTCTCAAGCTGACAAAATTGATGTTGCGATAAAAGACCTGATGCAAAAAAATAAAATTGTTGGTTTGCAATTAGCCGTAATTAAAGATAATGCTATTGTTAAAACAAGTCATTACGGCTTAGCATCAGTCGAAGATTCGATAGCAGTGGATAGCCAGACTGTTTTTAGTATTAATTCTATTACTAAAGCATTTACAGGAGTTGCTATTATGCAATTAGTCGAAAATGGCAAATTAAATCTTGACGAACCTATTTCAAAATATTTGGATAAGCTGCCTAAAACTTGGCAAAATATTACGGTAAAACAAATAGTAACTCATCAGTCAGGACTTCCTGAAATTTGGGATTCACAAGGAAATATGTTATCTGAAAATAGTGAAACTTTATTCCAAAAAATAAAAGAATTACCGCTCATTTTTAAACCTGGTAAAGAATTCAGAGACAGCCAAGCCAATTACCTGCTACTTGGAATGCTTATTGAAAAAATAAGTGGACAGTCATTTGAAAAATTCATTACAGAAAACCAGTATAAAAAAGCGGGAATGAAGAATTCCATCAAAGCCGGGATAGGCGATTTTTACAACATAATTAAGCACTCCGCAAAGCCGTATTCTTATTTTAGAAATAATGTTCTAACTAATGTGTATCAGCCAATGCCTTCAAATTTGTATCCAGCCGGCGGAATCTATTCAACGGCAACTGAAATGGCACAATGGATAATCGCATTACAAAGTAATCAATTAATTAATGCTGAAAATCTAAATACGCTTTCGACTCCAATACGATTAGATAATGGAGAACTATATCAAGAAGACGGTTTTCTGAATCAAAGTTCGATTGGTTTTTATTCCTCTACAAGAGTCAAAAACCCTGTAATTGCCTCGTTAGGTGGCAATAGAAATGCTTTATACATTTATCCAAAAGATAATGTTTCAGTAGTGATTTTGACAAATTTAGTGGGTTCTCGTCCAGAAAATTTCATAGAAGAAATAGCAAATTTATACCTAACAGCGGAAAAATAA
- a CDS encoding agmatine deiminase family protein, with amino-acid sequence MTTNNRRFPAEWEKQQGILLCFPHNGKDWPGKYEAVQWAFVEFIKKVATFEQVFLVVADENQKEKVNTMLETAHVELTNVSYIIHKTNRSWMRDSGPIIVKNGTEREALNFNFNGWAKYKNIQLDKFVPAKVGKFLNIPVTQVMYKGKPVIVEGGAIDTNGRGTLLTSEECLMHPDIQVRNPNFTKADYEAVFKEYLGITNVIWLGDGIEGDDTHGHIDDLCRFVNEDTIVTIVETDPTDNNYKPLQDNLKRLQNAKLENGKSPVIVALPMPKRLEFDGLRLPASYANFLILNNCVLVPTFNDSNDRKALNILAECFPDREIIGISATDFIWGFGTLHCLSQQIPE; translated from the coding sequence ATGACTACAAATAATAGAAGATTCCCTGCAGAATGGGAAAAGCAACAAGGGATTTTACTGTGTTTTCCACACAACGGAAAAGACTGGCCAGGAAAATACGAGGCGGTTCAATGGGCTTTTGTAGAGTTTATTAAAAAGGTAGCGACTTTCGAGCAAGTCTTTTTAGTCGTTGCCGATGAAAACCAAAAAGAAAAAGTCAATACGATGTTGGAAACAGCTCATGTTGAGCTAACAAATGTTTCCTACATTATTCATAAAACCAATAGAAGTTGGATGCGTGATTCGGGTCCGATTATCGTTAAAAACGGAACCGAAAGAGAAGCTTTGAACTTTAATTTTAATGGTTGGGCCAAATATAAAAACATTCAATTAGACAAATTTGTTCCTGCGAAAGTGGGCAAATTTTTGAATATTCCTGTAACTCAAGTTATGTACAAAGGAAAACCGGTAATTGTAGAAGGTGGCGCGATTGACACAAACGGAAGAGGAACTTTATTGACTTCAGAAGAATGTTTAATGCATCCTGATATTCAGGTTCGGAATCCAAATTTCACCAAAGCCGATTACGAAGCGGTTTTCAAGGAATACCTTGGAATTACGAATGTGATTTGGTTAGGTGACGGAATTGAAGGTGATGATACGCACGGACATATCGATGATTTATGCCGATTTGTAAACGAAGATACGATTGTGACAATTGTAGAAACAGATCCAACGGATAACAACTACAAACCATTGCAAGACAATTTAAAACGCTTGCAAAACGCCAAACTGGAAAATGGAAAATCACCTGTAATTGTGGCTTTACCGATGCCAAAACGTTTGGAATTTGACGGCTTACGATTGCCAGCGAGTTATGCTAATTTCCTGATTTTGAACAATTGTGTTTTGGTTCCTACTTTTAACGACAGTAATGACCGAAAAGCGTTGAACATCCTTGCAGAATGTTTTCCGGATCGAGAAATCATTGGGATTAGCGCTACTGATTTTATTTGGGGTTTTGGAACATTACATTGCCTAAGCCAGCAAATTCCAGAATAG
- a CDS encoding M1 family metallopeptidase, with product MKNIRFGVILHLTLLLGVTSVWAQQTPTNASANAVSKYDYHDAFAPHFYSKNGTSTRSASGQPGAEYWQNSADYKLTAKLDEKNNEISGTGIITYTNNSPDKLAFVWMNLDQNLFKADSRGNAVVPLTGSRNGAQGQIFDGGHKIKSVKLITTVKGVSTEKEAKYVITDTRMQVFLPQGLNAKGGSVKIKIDFSFLAPFEGSDRMGVLETKNGKIFTIAQWYPRMCVYDDVRGWNTNPYLGASEFYLEYGEFDVSITAPSNHIVVASGELLNPTAVYSTVEQSRLAQAKQSDKTVFIRTAAEVENSAKTVAATTKTWNYKIKNARDFSWSSSAAFILDAAKINLPSGKKSLAISVYPVESAGDAAWGRSTEYTKASIENYSKRWLEYPYPAATNVAGNEGGMEYPGIVFCSWESKGADLWGVTDHEFGHIWFPMIVGSNERLFAWMDEGFNTFINSLSSLDFNNGEYKEPKADMHQRAEVYTSPNLETIMSSPDNMKEANIGLLAYSKPSSGLVILREQVLGPERFDLALKTYIERWAYKHPQPDDFFRTIENVAGEDLSWFWRGWFQYNWRLDQGINSIKYVKNDPKQGVVISIENLEKMAMPVSLDIKTKSGKTTRVTLPVEVWQRNKAWSFKHNSTEEIESITLDPDHVLPDSNTTNNTWTADKGLIEKDVILDGYLGTFSTKMAPLKITFSEKNGALNVLITGYPSFSAEPVGKNKFESKQAGLTFEFNESLSGFEMLVPEGQKIPFTRDK from the coding sequence ATGAAAAATATTCGATTCGGAGTCATCTTACATCTGACTTTATTATTGGGAGTTACATCCGTTTGGGCGCAACAAACCCCAACAAATGCATCTGCTAATGCAGTTTCAAAATACGATTATCACGATGCTTTTGCTCCACATTTTTATTCGAAAAATGGAACAAGTACGCGATCTGCAAGTGGTCAGCCAGGAGCTGAATATTGGCAAAACAGTGCCGATTATAAATTAACAGCCAAACTAGACGAAAAAAACAACGAGATTTCAGGTACAGGAATCATCACCTACACGAACAATAGCCCAGATAAATTGGCTTTTGTTTGGATGAACTTGGATCAGAATTTATTCAAAGCAGATTCCCGTGGAAATGCTGTTGTTCCTTTGACAGGAAGCCGAAATGGGGCTCAAGGCCAAATTTTTGATGGCGGTCATAAAATAAAATCAGTGAAACTAATTACTACTGTAAAAGGAGTTTCTACCGAAAAGGAAGCCAAATATGTAATTACAGATACGAGAATGCAGGTTTTTCTTCCACAGGGATTAAACGCTAAAGGTGGTTCTGTTAAAATCAAAATCGATTTCTCTTTTTTAGCACCATTTGAAGGATCAGACAGAATGGGAGTTTTAGAAACTAAAAACGGTAAGATTTTTACCATTGCGCAGTGGTATCCGCGTATGTGTGTGTACGATGATGTACGTGGTTGGAATACCAATCCGTATTTGGGAGCATCGGAATTTTACTTGGAATATGGTGAATTTGATGTGAGTATTACAGCGCCTTCTAATCACATTGTGGTTGCTTCCGGGGAATTACTGAATCCTACAGCGGTTTATTCTACTGTGGAGCAAAGTAGATTAGCACAAGCAAAACAAAGTGATAAAACTGTTTTTATCCGAACTGCTGCCGAAGTTGAAAATTCAGCTAAAACAGTTGCGGCAACTACTAAAACGTGGAATTATAAAATCAAAAATGCTCGTGATTTCTCTTGGTCATCTTCTGCAGCATTTATTTTAGATGCAGCAAAAATCAATTTACCTAGCGGAAAGAAATCATTGGCAATCTCTGTTTATCCAGTGGAAAGTGCAGGAGACGCAGCTTGGGGACGTTCGACAGAATACACTAAAGCTTCTATTGAAAATTATTCTAAAAGATGGTTAGAATATCCATATCCAGCGGCTACAAATGTTGCCGGTAACGAAGGTGGAATGGAATATCCTGGAATTGTTTTTTGCAGCTGGGAATCGAAAGGAGCTGATTTATGGGGCGTTACAGATCATGAATTTGGCCATATTTGGTTTCCTATGATTGTAGGTTCAAATGAAAGATTATTTGCTTGGATGGATGAAGGTTTTAATACTTTTATAAATTCATTGAGTTCCCTTGATTTTAATAATGGTGAGTATAAGGAACCAAAAGCGGATATGCATCAAAGAGCTGAAGTGTATACAAGTCCGAATCTTGAAACCATAATGAGTTCTCCGGACAACATGAAAGAAGCTAATATTGGTCTTTTAGCGTATTCAAAACCTAGTTCAGGATTAGTGATTTTGCGTGAACAAGTTCTTGGACCAGAACGTTTTGATTTAGCTTTAAAAACCTATATAGAACGTTGGGCTTACAAACATCCACAACCGGACGATTTTTTTAGAACAATTGAAAATGTTGCAGGAGAAGATTTAAGTTGGTTTTGGAGAGGTTGGTTTCAATACAACTGGCGTTTAGACCAAGGAATTAATTCGATAAAATACGTTAAAAACGACCCTAAACAAGGAGTAGTTATTTCTATTGAAAACTTAGAAAAAATGGCTATGCCGGTAAGTTTAGACATAAAAACGAAAAGCGGAAAAACAACACGTGTTACATTACCAGTTGAAGTTTGGCAAAGAAACAAAGCGTGGTCTTTCAAACACAATTCGACAGAAGAAATTGAAAGTATTACATTAGATCCGGATCATGTTTTACCAGATAGTAATACAACTAATAATACTTGGACAGCTGACAAAGGTTTGATTGAAAAAGATGTGATTTTAGATGGTTATTTAGGAACGTTTTCAACTAAAATGGCACCGTTAAAAATTACATTTTCAGAGAAAAATGGCGCGTTAAATGTCCTAATTACTGGCTATCCAAGTTTTTCTGCAGAACCAGTTGGTAAAAATAAATTTGAATCAAAACAAGCAGGACTTACCTTTGAGTTTAATGAAAGTTTAAGTGGCTTTGAAATGTTAGTACCTGAAGGACAAAAAATACCGTTTACCAGAGACAAATAG
- a CDS encoding carbon-nitrogen hydrolase: MPNKKYKIAVIQLNLNDIAENNLKKCISWVRDAANLGAEVISLPELYSSHYFCQSEDVDNFALAEPLYSTSFIAFSALAKELGVVIIVPFFEKRMAGIYHNSAYIIDTDGSEAGLYRKMHIPDDPHFYEKFYFTPGDLGFKTIPTKKGKVGTLICWDQWYPEAARLTALQGAEVLFYPTAIGWHPQEKEQYGENQHGAWMSVMKGHAVANGVYVAAANRIGLEQYLPDTAGIQFWGSSFIAGPQGEILAQASHDKEEILIAEVDLDLQENVRQNWPFFRDRRIDAFGDITKRAID, encoded by the coding sequence ATGCCAAACAAAAAATATAAAATAGCGGTCATTCAATTGAATCTTAATGATATTGCCGAAAACAACTTGAAAAAATGTATCAGTTGGGTTCGTGATGCCGCCAACCTTGGTGCCGAAGTGATTTCGTTGCCGGAATTATACAGCAGTCATTATTTTTGTCAGAGCGAAGATGTAGATAATTTTGCTTTGGCAGAACCATTATACAGTACTTCGTTTATTGCTTTTAGCGCTTTGGCAAAAGAATTAGGCGTAGTGATAATTGTTCCTTTCTTCGAAAAAAGAATGGCAGGAATTTATCACAATAGTGCGTATATCATTGACACGGACGGTTCAGAAGCAGGATTGTATCGTAAAATGCACATTCCGGATGATCCTCATTTTTATGAAAAATTCTATTTTACGCCAGGTGATTTAGGTTTCAAAACAATTCCAACCAAGAAAGGAAAAGTGGGAACCTTAATTTGTTGGGATCAATGGTATCCTGAAGCGGCTCGTTTGACTGCTTTACAAGGTGCTGAAGTGTTGTTTTACCCAACAGCAATTGGATGGCATCCACAAGAAAAAGAGCAATATGGTGAAAACCAACATGGTGCTTGGATGAGTGTTATGAAAGGTCACGCGGTTGCAAATGGCGTATATGTTGCTGCAGCAAATAGAATTGGTTTAGAACAATACTTGCCTGATACGGCGGGAATTCAGTTTTGGGGATCTTCGTTTATAGCGGGACCACAAGGCGAAATTTTGGCGCAAGCCTCACATGACAAAGAAGAAATCCTGATTGCTGAAGTAGATTTAGATTTACAGGAAAATGTGCGTCAGAACTGGCCATTTTTTAGAGACAGAAGAATTGACGCTTTTGGAGATATTACAAAAAGAGCAATCGACTAA